A section of the Anabaena cylindrica PCC 7122 genome encodes:
- a CDS encoding PIN domain-containing protein, whose amino-acid sequence MSCITYFEVKRGLFAAKATKKLEIFDIFCQDYQIIFLDDLAIVEKAAEIHADLRLRGLPIQTEDILIAATAIVKGFIVVSNDSDLLRIEGLMLENWLEN is encoded by the coding sequence ATGAGTTGCATTACTTACTTTGAAGTTAAAAGAGGTTTATTCGCAGCGAAAGCAACTAAAAAGTTAGAAATATTTGATATTTTTTGTCAAGATTATCAAATTATTTTTTTGGATGATTTAGCAATTGTGGAAAAAGCAGCAGAAATTCACGCTGATCTCAGATTAAGAGGTTTACCGATTCAAACAGAAGATATTTTAATTGCTGCAACTGCTATTGTTAAAGGGTTTATTGTCGTTTCTAATGATAGTGATTTGTTACGGATTGAGGGTTTAATGCTTGAGAATTGGTTAGAGAATTAA
- a CDS encoding ferredoxin--nitrite reductase, translating into MTETATTTEKLNKFEKLKAKKDGLAVKGEIDEFAKIGWEAMDEEDLNHRLKWLGVFFRPVTPGKFMMRMRIPNGILNSSQLSVLAEVIQRYGDDGSADITTRQNIQLRGIKIEDIPEIFNKFHTVGLTTIQSGMDNIRNITGDSVAGLDANEFYDTRELVQQIQDMLTNNGEGNPEFSNLPRKFNIAITGGRDNSVHAEINDLAFVPAFKDGFGFNVLVGGFFSGKRCEAAIPLNVWVKPDEVVSLCRAIVEIFRDHGLRANRQKARLMWLIDEWGLEKLRTEVEKRWGKTFKTAAPKDEIDWEKRDHIGIYPQKQPGLNYVGLNIPVGRLYADDMFELARLAEVYGSGEIRFTVEQNAIIPNITDSALTAFLTEPLLNKFGVNPGLLMRSLVSCTGAQFCNFALIETKNRALAMIKVLESELILSRPVRIHWTGCPNSCGQPQVADIGLMGTKVRKNGKTLEGVDIYMGGTVGKDAHLGTCVQKSIPCEDLEPVLKEILIQNFGAKLREAALISH; encoded by the coding sequence ATGACAGAAACAGCAACTACCACCGAAAAACTCAATAAATTTGAGAAATTAAAAGCCAAAAAAGACGGACTTGCAGTTAAAGGAGAAATCGACGAATTTGCCAAAATCGGTTGGGAAGCAATGGACGAAGAAGACCTCAACCATCGCCTAAAATGGTTAGGTGTATTTTTTCGCCCAGTGACTCCCGGTAAATTTATGATGCGGATGCGGATACCTAACGGTATTCTCAACAGCAGTCAATTGTCAGTTTTAGCAGAAGTGATTCAGCGTTACGGTGACGACGGCAGCGCAGATATAACTACTAGACAAAATATACAACTGAGGGGGATCAAAATTGAAGATATTCCCGAAATATTTAATAAATTTCACACAGTTGGACTGACTACTATCCAATCCGGTATGGATAATATTCGTAATATCACAGGTGATTCTGTAGCCGGATTAGATGCCAATGAGTTTTACGATACCAGAGAATTAGTACAGCAAATTCAAGATATGCTCACTAATAACGGTGAAGGAAACCCAGAATTTAGCAATCTTCCCCGTAAATTCAACATTGCTATTACTGGGGGAAGAGATAATTCAGTTCACGCAGAAATTAATGATTTAGCTTTTGTACCAGCATTTAAAGATGGTTTTGGGTTTAACGTTCTCGTTGGTGGTTTCTTCTCCGGTAAGCGTTGTGAAGCCGCAATTCCCCTGAATGTGTGGGTAAAACCTGATGAAGTAGTAAGCTTATGTAGAGCCATTGTAGAGATTTTCCGAGATCACGGTTTACGTGCTAACCGTCAAAAAGCCCGGTTAATGTGGTTAATTGATGAATGGGGATTAGAAAAATTACGCACAGAAGTAGAAAAACGCTGGGGAAAAACATTTAAAACCGCAGCACCAAAAGATGAAATTGATTGGGAAAAACGTGATCATATTGGCATTTATCCCCAAAAACAACCAGGATTAAATTATGTAGGTTTAAACATTCCTGTAGGTAGATTGTATGCGGATGATATGTTTGAACTGGCGCGGTTGGCAGAAGTTTATGGTAGTGGAGAAATTCGGTTTACAGTCGAACAAAACGCTATTATTCCTAACATTACTGATTCAGCTTTAACTGCATTTCTAACAGAACCCTTGTTAAATAAATTTGGTGTTAATCCTGGGTTATTAATGCGAAGCCTAGTATCATGCACCGGCGCACAATTTTGCAACTTTGCTTTAATCGAAACCAAAAACCGCGCTTTAGCAATGATCAAGGTTCTGGAATCTGAATTAATTCTATCTCGACCTGTGCGAATTCATTGGACAGGTTGCCCTAACTCCTGTGGACAGCCACAAGTTGCAGATATTGGCTTAATGGGAACAAAAGTCCGTAAAAATGGCAAAACCCTAGAAGGTGTTGACATTTACATGGGGGGTACAGTTGGAAAAGATGCACATTTAGGAACTTGTGTGCAGAAAAGTATTCCCTGTGAAGATTTAGAACCTGTATTAAAAGAAATACTCATTCAAAACTTCGGTGCAAAACTTCGGGAAGCAGCCTTAATTTCCCATTAA
- a CDS encoding ubiquinol-cytochrome c reductase iron-sulfur subunit has protein sequence MKRREFLNWVGLGLLASSLPVAIAACSTETTTSASSKSGAATQKWQKVGTVAELDKTGQLLLADSPVGAVLVVGTSKAAKDLSAVNPTCTHKGCTVVWKTNKNQFVCPCHDAEFARDGKVQEGPAEKPLKTYIAKIESDSVFVKIA, from the coding sequence ATGAAACGTCGTGAATTTTTGAATTGGGTAGGTTTAGGTTTATTAGCTAGTTCCTTACCTGTAGCGATCGCAGCTTGTTCTACCGAAACCACCACATCAGCATCTTCTAAATCTGGTGCAGCTACTCAAAAATGGCAAAAAGTGGGTACTGTGGCCGAATTAGACAAGACGGGACAATTATTATTAGCAGATTCCCCAGTGGGTGCAGTTTTAGTAGTGGGTACATCCAAAGCAGCCAAAGATTTGAGTGCTGTTAACCCTACCTGCACTCATAAAGGTTGTACAGTTGTATGGAAAACAAATAAAAATCAGTTTGTCTGTCCTTGTCACGATGCAGAATTTGCTCGTGATGGCAAAGTGCAAGAAGGCCCAGCCGAAAAACCATTAAAAACCTACATCGCTAAGATTGAAAGCGATTCTGTATTTGTTAAAATAGCTTAA